One genomic region from Ruegeria sp. TM1040 encodes:
- a CDS encoding glycosyltransferase family 4 protein → MTGKRPALAVLVKGWPRLSETFIAQELVALEAAGQPFEIWSLRHPTDTKTHPLHDRLQAPVHYLPEYLYDAPARVAEARTRAQTLPGYAAAYEVWRADLRRDPTHNRIRRFGQACVLAAELPPEVRGLYAHFLHTPASVARYAAIMRGLPWSFSAHAKDIWTSPEWELREKLSAASHGAAFGATCTGFGAKHLQELSDGTPVDLIYHGLDLSRFPAPPARVLRSPNAPFHMMSVGRLVEKKGFDRLIAALALLPRDLDWHWTHIGGGGLGDLLQGMAEDAGISARITWRGACDQPEVIDAMRAADLFVLPSRVASDGDRDGLPNVLMEAASQGLPILSTPVSAIPEFIESGTHGLLSSDAPEALADAMLRLAHAPEEAQRMAKAALLRLRAEFGMDPGIAQLNTRLNAMLKDAG, encoded by the coding sequence ATGACTGGAAAACGCCCCGCGCTTGCTGTGTTGGTCAAAGGCTGGCCGCGCCTTTCCGAGACCTTTATCGCGCAGGAACTTGTCGCTCTTGAGGCGGCGGGGCAGCCTTTTGAGATTTGGTCGCTGCGTCACCCCACCGACACCAAAACTCACCCGCTTCATGATCGCCTCCAGGCACCGGTGCATTACCTGCCGGAGTATCTCTATGATGCGCCCGCTCGGGTGGCCGAGGCTCGCACTCGGGCGCAGACGCTGCCGGGCTACGCGGCGGCCTACGAAGTCTGGCGCGCTGATCTGCGCCGCGACCCGACGCACAACCGCATTCGCCGCTTTGGTCAGGCCTGTGTCCTGGCGGCGGAACTGCCGCCCGAGGTGCGCGGCCTTTATGCCCATTTCCTGCATACGCCCGCTTCGGTGGCGCGCTATGCCGCAATCATGCGGGGCCTGCCGTGGAGCTTTTCGGCCCATGCAAAAGACATCTGGACCTCGCCCGAATGGGAGTTGCGCGAAAAGCTCTCGGCGGCCAGCCATGGCGCGGCCTTTGGGGCCACCTGCACAGGGTTTGGCGCGAAGCATCTACAAGAGCTCTCTGACGGCACGCCTGTGGATCTGATCTATCACGGGCTTGATCTGTCGCGGTTCCCCGCCCCCCCTGCGCGTGTACTGCGCAGCCCGAATGCGCCGTTTCACATGATGTCGGTGGGGCGGCTGGTGGAGAAGAAAGGCTTTGACCGCTTGATCGCCGCGCTTGCGCTCCTGCCTCGGGATCTTGACTGGCACTGGACCCATATCGGTGGTGGCGGACTTGGGGATCTGTTGCAGGGCATGGCCGAAGACGCAGGCATTTCTGCTCGTATCACATGGCGCGGCGCCTGCGATCAGCCCGAGGTGATTGATGCGATGCGTGCGGCGGATCTCTTTGTGCTGCCTTCCCGTGTGGCTTCGGATGGCGACCGCGACGGCTTGCCCAATGTGCTGATGGAGGCGGCTTCGCAAGGCCTGCCGATCCTCTCGACCCCGGTGTCGGCTATTCCCGAGTTCATCGAAAGTGGCACCCATGGCCTCCTCAGCAGCGACGCGCCCGAGGCTTTGGCGGACGCGATGCTGCGTTTGGCCCATGCGCCCGAAGAGGCGCAGCGCATGGCCAAAGCCGCGCTTCTGCGTCTGCGCGCTGAGTTTGGCATGGATCCGGGTATTGCGCAGTTGAACACGCGCCTCAATGCGATGCTGAAGGACGCTGGATGA
- a CDS encoding glycosyltransferase family 4 protein — MSASRIAFYAPMKAPTHPTPSGDRAMAQNLMELLQLGGAEVILASELRLYDKLGDPAHQQLLQRRAADEVSRLVEELPPVDAWVTYHNYYKAPDLLGPAVAEARGIPYVQIESTRAKKRLKGPWAAFAQAAHEAADQAAVIFYLTDQDRQTLERDRAGDQQLVHLRPFLPQDVLPPARAESDDAGRTLLAAGMMRPGDKLASYALIAETLRHLEKTERASDWQLLIAGDGPARTEVDALMAPFGDRVRFLGQLGPEAMIDAYRAADLFLWPGVNEAFGMVYVEAQSHGLPVVAQDRPGLRDVLLPGDYPAPDAGARALAARVVHLLADASERKDLGRRARDHIARHHLRPAASATLWAALKPLFREHSA; from the coding sequence ATGAGCGCATCCCGTATCGCCTTTTATGCGCCCATGAAGGCTCCGACTCATCCTACGCCCTCTGGCGATCGCGCGATGGCTCAGAACCTGATGGAGCTTTTGCAATTGGGCGGTGCGGAGGTGATCCTCGCCTCAGAGCTGCGGCTTTATGATAAACTGGGCGACCCCGCGCATCAGCAGCTATTGCAGCGGCGCGCCGCTGATGAGGTCAGCCGTCTGGTCGAGGAGCTTCCGCCCGTGGACGCTTGGGTGACCTATCACAATTACTACAAAGCCCCCGATTTGCTCGGACCCGCCGTGGCCGAGGCCCGGGGCATTCCCTACGTGCAGATCGAGAGCACGCGCGCCAAGAAACGCCTGAAGGGGCCTTGGGCCGCATTTGCGCAGGCCGCCCACGAGGCCGCTGATCAGGCCGCGGTGATCTTCTACCTCACGGACCAGGACCGACAGACGTTGGAGCGCGATCGCGCAGGCGATCAACAGCTGGTGCATCTGCGCCCGTTTCTGCCGCAGGATGTGCTGCCTCCGGCAAGGGCAGAGTCAGACGACGCAGGCCGTACACTGCTGGCCGCTGGCATGATGCGTCCGGGCGACAAACTGGCGTCATATGCCCTTATTGCCGAGACGCTGCGCCACCTTGAGAAGACCGAGCGCGCGAGCGACTGGCAGCTTTTGATTGCGGGCGACGGCCCCGCGCGCACCGAGGTCGACGCGCTCATGGCGCCCTTTGGCGACCGGGTGCGTTTTCTCGGACAGCTCGGCCCCGAGGCCATGATAGACGCGTATCGTGCCGCAGATCTTTTCCTGTGGCCCGGCGTCAACGAAGCCTTCGGGATGGTCTATGTCGAGGCCCAATCTCATGGTCTACCTGTGGTCGCTCAAGACAGGCCCGGCTTGCGGGATGTGCTTTTGCCCGGGGATTATCCCGCTCCAGATGCTGGCGCGCGCGCCCTTGCCGCCCGTGTGGTGCACCTGCTGGCGGATGCGTCTGAGCGCAAAGACCTCGGGCGGCGGGCGCGGGATCATATCGCCCGCCACCACCTTCGCCCCGCCGCGTCCGCAACCCTCTGGGCGGCGCTCAAGCCACTATTTAGGGAACACAGCGCATGA
- a CDS encoding histidine phosphatase family protein, translating into MIRLALLRHGHTDWNRAGRIQGRSDITLDAAARQELAAHALPGTWKDADLWSSPLKRAAETAELVAGRAPQTAAALIEMNWGDWEGQQGALLRADPQSGFRDIEHWGWDYRPPGGESPAEVWARVAPWIATLTRDTVAVCHIGIMRMILARAHGWDFDGPAPFQVKRNRLFVVEISGDQLDPWTEPVRLEKRAS; encoded by the coding sequence ATGATCCGCCTTGCTCTTTTGCGCCACGGGCACACAGACTGGAACCGTGCAGGTCGCATTCAGGGGCGCAGCGACATCACACTCGATGCGGCCGCCCGCCAAGAGCTTGCAGCCCATGCCCTGCCGGGCACGTGGAAAGACGCGGACCTCTGGTCGAGCCCCCTGAAGCGCGCCGCCGAGACCGCCGAACTTGTGGCTGGACGTGCGCCCCAAACAGCAGCCGCGCTCATCGAGATGAATTGGGGCGATTGGGAAGGTCAACAGGGCGCGCTTTTGCGCGCAGACCCGCAATCAGGGTTTCGCGACATTGAACACTGGGGCTGGGATTATCGCCCGCCTGGGGGAGAAAGCCCTGCCGAGGTCTGGGCGCGGGTCGCGCCCTGGATCGCAACCCTGACGCGTGACACGGTTGCCGTCTGTCACATCGGTATCATGCGGATGATCCTTGCCCGCGCGCATGGCTGGGATTTCGATGGCCCCGCCCCGTTCCAGGTTAAGCGCAACCGCCTGTTTGTGGTCGAGATCTCTGGCGATCAGCTCGACCCATGGACAGAGCCCGTCAGGCTGGAGAAACGCGCGTCATGA
- a CDS encoding glycosyltransferase family protein, with product MKVLIAVTHLLGTGHLSRALTLGRAFSRLGHAVTVISGGFPAPQLSLESVQIEQLPPLRSDGVAFTRLLGEGGEVADEAYLARRVHQLETVVQAREPDVLITELYPFGRRALRAEFRALLEAAKALPRPPLILSSIRDILAPPSKPQKAVDADAMIERYYDGVLVHSDPKATRLEVSWPVSDMLAAKLHYTGYVAPPAAAPHPDGVGKGEILVSAGGGSVGDALYACAIEAAKEMPDYSWRILVGGADAAARIAELHDPSSPASLEPARSDFRAMLPHAAASVSMCGYNTALDLLQSGTPAVLVPFDAGKEVEQTLRAKSLSPLPGFEVEAAATLTPARLATALRRVMQDTQRSLDGFEFDGAGQSVEIAATLLRGQRA from the coding sequence ATGAAGGTTCTGATTGCTGTGACGCATCTCTTGGGCACCGGGCATCTGTCGCGCGCCCTCACATTGGGGCGGGCGTTTTCGCGACTGGGCCATGCCGTTACCGTGATCTCTGGCGGGTTTCCAGCGCCGCAACTCAGCCTTGAGAGCGTCCAGATCGAGCAATTGCCACCGCTGCGCTCTGATGGGGTGGCGTTCACGCGCCTGCTGGGCGAAGGGGGCGAGGTCGCGGATGAGGCCTATCTTGCCCGCAGGGTGCATCAGCTGGAAACCGTGGTTCAGGCTCGGGAACCCGATGTTCTGATCACGGAGCTTTACCCCTTTGGTCGCCGCGCTCTTAGGGCAGAGTTCCGCGCCCTCCTTGAGGCTGCCAAGGCCCTGCCCCGCCCGCCCCTGATCCTGTCCTCGATCCGTGATATTCTTGCCCCGCCGTCAAAGCCGCAAAAGGCCGTGGACGCCGATGCAATGATTGAGCGCTATTACGATGGCGTGCTCGTTCACTCCGACCCCAAGGCGACCCGGCTCGAGGTCAGCTGGCCTGTCTCGGACATGCTCGCCGCCAAGCTGCATTACACCGGCTATGTCGCCCCACCAGCCGCAGCGCCGCATCCCGATGGGGTTGGCAAAGGCGAAATCCTCGTCAGCGCTGGCGGTGGCAGCGTCGGAGATGCACTATATGCCTGCGCCATTGAGGCCGCCAAGGAGATGCCAGACTATAGCTGGCGCATTCTTGTCGGCGGCGCGGATGCGGCGGCGCGGATCGCAGAGTTGCACGACCCAAGTTCGCCCGCGAGTCTTGAGCCTGCCCGCTCTGACTTTCGCGCGATGCTGCCCCATGCCGCCGCCTCCGTGAGCATGTGTGGCTACAATACCGCACTGGATTTGCTGCAATCGGGTACCCCAGCGGTGCTCGTGCCCTTTGATGCGGGCAAGGAGGTGGAGCAGACCCTGCGCGCCAAGAGCCTGTCTCCGTTACCAGGTTTTGAGGTCGAAGCGGCGGCGACACTCACGCCAGCCCGTCTCGCGACAGCGCTGCGCCGCGTTATGCAGGATACGCAACGCAGCCTTGACGGCTTTGAATTTGACGGAGCGGGTCAGAGTGTGGAGATTGCCGCAACGCTGCTGAGGGGGCAGCGCGCTTGA
- a CDS encoding polysaccharide deacetylase family protein, which translates to MTEGWDALDAELEQWAAAGLRLPLWWRDDDAVTPTDALTRLEAMATRLDLPVHLAVIPKAAEDALAQHVSQSSHLIPVVHGWAHVNHANPDKKTCEFPSTRPVDEALTDAEQGVERLKHLFGARLQPMFVPPWNRISPAMLPWLAGLGFAAISTYGPRKRTQAASGLVQINTHIDPIDWKGGRGLMPEAQILQKLVANLQARRSGQQDNAEPLGLLTHHLVHTDEVWEFCDTLLRRLLEGPAHPWRFNERIN; encoded by the coding sequence ATGACCGAAGGCTGGGACGCGCTGGACGCGGAGCTGGAGCAATGGGCTGCGGCGGGTCTGCGTTTGCCGCTGTGGTGGCGCGATGATGATGCAGTTACCCCGACCGATGCGTTGACGCGGCTTGAAGCAATGGCAACGCGGCTTGATCTTCCGGTGCATCTGGCGGTGATCCCGAAAGCGGCAGAAGACGCGCTGGCGCAACATGTATCACAGTCGAGCCATTTGATCCCCGTCGTGCACGGTTGGGCGCATGTGAACCACGCAAATCCTGACAAGAAGACCTGCGAATTTCCCAGCACCCGCCCTGTGGACGAGGCGTTGACCGATGCCGAACAGGGGGTCGAGCGACTGAAACATCTGTTTGGCGCGCGGTTGCAGCCCATGTTCGTCCCACCGTGGAACCGGATCTCGCCTGCGATGTTGCCGTGGCTTGCGGGGCTGGGCTTTGCTGCAATCTCCACCTATGGACCCCGCAAGCGCACGCAGGCGGCATCGGGTCTGGTGCAGATCAACACCCATATTGATCCGATCGACTGGAAAGGTGGGCGCGGTCTTATGCCTGAGGCTCAGATCCTTCAGAAGCTGGTGGCCAATTTGCAAGCGCGGCGCAGCGGTCAGCAGGATAATGCGGAACCGCTGGGTCTCCTGACGCATCATCTTGTGCATACGGACGAGGTATGGGAGTTCTGCGACACCTTGCTGCGCCGTCTCCTTGAGGGGCCAGCCCATCCCTGGCGTTTCAACGAGAGGATCAACTGA
- a CDS encoding class I SAM-dependent methyltransferase, protein MSRLDSMLRRLTAQRDGLNWAAQEISLLTGDVLDLGLGNGRTYDHLREVMPERRIWVIDRVLQCHPSCVPPEENFLQGEAAPMLDRLAEGGHKLALAHYDLGFGIKEKDVAEAAKLSPVIARVMVPGGVIVSGQPLVGFKEIDGPEGIPEGRYMFYRVE, encoded by the coding sequence GTGAGCCGACTGGACAGTATGCTGCGCCGCCTGACCGCGCAACGCGATGGGCTAAATTGGGCCGCGCAAGAGATTTCGCTCCTCACCGGGGATGTTCTTGATCTCGGGCTTGGCAATGGTCGCACCTATGATCACCTGCGCGAAGTGATGCCGGAGCGCCGGATCTGGGTCATCGACCGCGTCCTTCAATGCCACCCGTCCTGTGTCCCGCCGGAAGAGAACTTTTTGCAAGGCGAAGCGGCTCCGATGCTGGACCGCCTGGCAGAGGGTGGCCATAAGCTCGCGCTGGCGCATTACGATCTGGGGTTTGGGATCAAAGAAAAAGACGTGGCCGAAGCAGCAAAACTCTCTCCGGTGATTGCGCGCGTCATGGTGCCGGGCGGGGTGATCGTCTCTGGCCAGCCTCTTGTGGGCTTCAAAGAGATCGATGGCCCCGAAGGCATCCCCGAAGGCCGCTACATGTTCTATCGCGTGGAGTAA
- a CDS encoding alpha-D-ribose 1-methylphosphonate 5-triphosphate diphosphatase, with protein MTQEMILANATLILAGETRTGCVKISDSVIADIADGSSVPAGAVDLEGDFLSPGLVELHTDNLERHIEPRPGVDWPHAAALVAHDAELASTGITTVFDAMRVGSIPSGKGRYIKYARQLASEMLDLRTKDMLKISHFLHLRAEVCSETLAEELAEFTAEDRVGLVSLMDHTPGQRQFRDIAKLEQYVKSKRGMSDEEFINHVAQLKDLRARFGDLHEATTVAEAARFGAVLASHDDTTADQVQTSAGHGIRLAEFPTTVEAARACHAHGIKVMMGAPNLIRGGSHSGNVAARELADLELLDIVSSDYIPAALLQAAVKLGEIWGDLARGMATVTAAPAASVGLTDRGVLEVGKRADLIRFRTREGVPMLRAVYSRGARVA; from the coding sequence ATGACACAAGAGATGATCCTTGCCAATGCCACGCTGATCCTTGCGGGCGAGACCCGCACCGGTTGCGTAAAAATCTCAGATAGCGTGATCGCCGACATCGCCGACGGCTCTTCTGTGCCTGCGGGCGCGGTGGATCTTGAGGGCGATTTCCTCAGCCCTGGCCTTGTGGAACTGCACACCGACAATCTGGAACGCCACATCGAACCCCGACCCGGGGTTGACTGGCCCCATGCGGCGGCCCTGGTCGCCCATGACGCCGAGCTTGCCTCGACCGGCATCACCACCGTCTTTGATGCAATGCGGGTGGGTTCGATCCCGTCCGGCAAGGGGCGCTATATCAAATATGCGCGCCAGCTTGCGAGCGAGATGCTGGACCTGCGCACCAAGGACATGCTGAAGATCAGTCATTTCCTGCACCTGCGCGCCGAAGTCTGCTCTGAAACGCTGGCCGAGGAGCTGGCGGAGTTCACCGCCGAGGACCGCGTGGGCCTTGTGAGCCTGATGGACCACACCCCCGGTCAGCGCCAGTTCCGCGATATTGCGAAACTCGAGCAATACGTGAAGTCCAAACGTGGCATGTCGGATGAGGAATTCATCAACCATGTGGCGCAACTGAAGGATCTGCGCGCCCGCTTTGGTGATCTCCACGAGGCAACCACCGTGGCCGAGGCCGCCCGCTTTGGCGCAGTGCTGGCCAGCCATGATGACACCACTGCAGATCAGGTGCAGACCTCGGCAGGCCATGGAATTCGGCTGGCCGAGTTCCCCACCACGGTTGAGGCCGCGCGGGCCTGCCATGCCCATGGGATCAAGGTGATGATGGGCGCGCCCAACCTCATTCGGGGTGGTTCGCACTCCGGCAATGTCGCCGCGCGAGAGCTTGCGGATCTGGAGCTTTTGGACATCGTGTCCTCGGACTATATCCCGGCCGCGCTGCTGCAGGCGGCTGTCAAACTGGGCGAGATCTGGGGTGATCTGGCGCGCGGGATGGCCACCGTGACGGCTGCGCCTGCTGCGTCGGTGGGCTTGACCGATCGCGGGGTGCTGGAGGTTGGCAAACGCGCGGACTTGATCCGCTTTCGCACCCGTGAGGGCGTGCCGATGCTGCGCGCAGTTTATTCGCGCGGCGCGCGTGTGGCCTGA
- a CDS encoding DUF1045 domain-containing protein produces the protein MTFTRYAIYYAPCADAAWSKWATSWLGWDIVAGREVAHPSAGALDVTTITATPRKYGLHATLKPPMRLADGHDESALRGACEALAARLPPVQLEGLQVERLGRFLALRPIGDVGAPNALAAACVTELDGFRAPAPDAEIAKRRAGGLSAEQDAHLLQWGYPYVLDQFRFHITLTGKLPKRELPAVEAYLAEALVPLLPQPFVINDLALMGEAEDGRFHLIQRYALSA, from the coding sequence GTGACATTTACGCGATATGCGATCTATTATGCGCCCTGCGCCGATGCGGCGTGGAGCAAATGGGCAACGAGCTGGCTCGGTTGGGACATCGTGGCGGGCCGCGAGGTGGCGCATCCCAGTGCCGGGGCGCTGGATGTGACGACGATCACGGCCACCCCGCGCAAATACGGTCTGCACGCCACCCTGAAGCCGCCGATGCGACTGGCTGACGGGCATGATGAGAGCGCCCTGCGTGGTGCATGTGAAGCCCTGGCGGCGCGTCTGCCCCCCGTCCAACTGGAGGGCCTCCAAGTTGAGCGGCTTGGCCGGTTTCTGGCGCTGCGTCCCATCGGCGATGTGGGCGCTCCGAACGCGCTGGCGGCAGCCTGTGTGACCGAGCTTGACGGGTTTCGTGCGCCGGCACCGGATGCGGAGATTGCAAAACGCCGCGCGGGCGGCCTCAGTGCCGAGCAGGACGCCCACCTTCTGCAATGGGGCTACCCTTATGTGTTGGATCAGTTCCGCTTTCACATCACCTTGACCGGAAAACTGCCAAAACGGGAGCTGCCCGCGGTCGAGGCCTATCTGGCGGAGGCCCTTGTGCCGCTCTTGCCACAGCCCTTTGTGATCAACGACTTGGCGCTGATGGGCGAGGCGGAGGATGGGCGTTTTCACCTGATCCAACGCTATGCCCTCTCGGCCTGA
- the phnN gene encoding phosphonate metabolism protein/1,5-bisphosphokinase (PRPP-forming) PhnN produces MSVPADTSPAKGPVIAVVGPSGVGKDSLMSGLAVADPRLRSMRRVITRAPEAGGEDYQPVSEAEFQALVEADVFALHWNAHGLRYGIPRDIEKLREGATGVLVNLSRAVLLQAQEVFDDFRVISVTARPEVLAARLAGRGREDAAEVERRLARASLALPEGLRQVHEVDNSGALSAAIVEAQAIIQAERA; encoded by the coding sequence ATGAGCGTACCCGCCGACACATCCCCTGCAAAGGGGCCGGTCATCGCTGTTGTCGGCCCCTCGGGTGTCGGCAAGGACAGCCTGATGAGCGGCCTTGCGGTCGCTGATCCGCGCCTGCGCTCCATGCGCCGTGTGATTACCCGCGCGCCCGAAGCCGGGGGGGAGGACTATCAACCCGTGAGCGAGGCCGAGTTTCAGGCCTTGGTCGAGGCGGATGTCTTTGCGCTCCATTGGAATGCCCATGGGCTGCGCTACGGCATTCCGCGCGACATTGAAAAACTGCGCGAGGGCGCCACGGGCGTCCTTGTGAACCTCTCGCGCGCGGTTCTGTTGCAGGCGCAGGAGGTGTTCGACGATTTCCGCGTGATCTCTGTCACGGCCCGCCCCGAAGTGCTGGCCGCGCGTTTGGCCGGACGCGGGCGCGAGGATGCCGCCGAGGTGGAACGCCGCCTTGCCCGTGCCAGCCTAGCGCTGCCCGAGGGTTTGCGTCAGGTCCATGAGGTCGACAACAGCGGCGCGCTCAGCGCCGCAATCGTCGAGGCTCAGGCAATCATTCAGGCCGAGAGGGCATAG
- the phnL gene encoding phosphonate C-P lyase system protein PhnL: MIDIQNVSKTFTLHNQGSALIPVMEGANLSVSPGECVGLVGASGAGKSTLMRLIYGNYLAASGHILIGGLDVANAEPREILELRRKTLGYVSQFLRVVPRVSTLDVVAEPLLSVGTPVEKARDRAASLLAQLNIPERLWTLSPTTFSGGEQQRVNIARGFAYDYPAMLLDEPTASLDAQNRATVLGLIESAKARGAAIIGIFHDEAAREQVCDRFVDVSAFAPKAAA; the protein is encoded by the coding sequence ATGATCGACATTCAAAATGTCTCCAAGACTTTCACCCTGCACAATCAGGGCAGCGCGCTTATTCCGGTGATGGAGGGGGCAAACCTTTCCGTCAGCCCGGGCGAGTGCGTTGGGCTGGTCGGGGCCTCCGGCGCCGGGAAATCGACCCTGATGCGGCTCATCTACGGCAATTACCTTGCCGCCTCCGGCCATATCCTGATCGGTGGGCTTGATGTCGCCAATGCCGAGCCGCGCGAAATTCTGGAACTGCGCCGCAAGACACTTGGCTACGTGAGCCAGTTCCTGCGGGTGGTGCCTCGGGTTTCGACGCTTGATGTGGTCGCCGAGCCGCTCTTGTCGGTGGGCACCCCGGTTGAAAAGGCGCGCGACCGTGCGGCCTCGCTTCTGGCGCAGCTCAACATCCCCGAACGGCTCTGGACCCTGAGCCCAACGACATTTTCGGGCGGTGAACAGCAGCGCGTGAATATCGCCCGGGGCTTTGCCTATGACTACCCGGCGATGCTGCTGGATGAGCCCACCGCCAGCCTTGATGCGCAAAACCGCGCAACGGTTCTTGGCCTCATCGAGAGCGCCAAGGCGCGGGGCGCAGCCATCATCGGCATCTTTCACGACGAGGCCGCGCGCGAGCAGGTCTGCGATCGGTTTGTTGATGTGTCGGCCTTTGCGCCAAAGGCTGCCGCATGA
- the phnK gene encoding phosphonate C-P lyase system protein PhnK, which produces MHPLLKVNNIKKMYGHRIGCTDVSFDLYPGEVMGIVGESGSGKSTLLNCLAGHLDTDGGEVIFDTRDRGPVDTLTMSEPERRMLGRTDWAFVHQHAREGLRMSVSAGGNIGERLMAVGDRHYGNIRDRAVDWLDRVEIDESRVDDRPTAFSGGMQQRLQIARNLVTGPRLVFMDEPTGGLDVSVQARLLDLLRGLVREMGLSAIIVTHDLAVVRLLADRLMVMKSGHVVETGLTDQVLDDPQHAYTQLLVSSVLQV; this is translated from the coding sequence ATGCATCCCCTTCTGAAAGTCAACAATATCAAAAAGATGTATGGCCATCGCATCGGCTGTACGGATGTCTCCTTTGATCTTTATCCGGGTGAAGTCATGGGCATCGTGGGCGAGTCGGGCTCCGGCAAGTCCACCTTGCTGAACTGCCTTGCAGGTCATCTGGACACCGACGGCGGCGAGGTGATCTTTGACACCCGGGATCGTGGTCCCGTCGATACGCTCACCATGTCCGAACCCGAGCGCCGTATGCTGGGGCGCACCGACTGGGCCTTTGTGCATCAGCACGCCCGCGAGGGCCTGCGCATGTCGGTCTCGGCAGGCGGTAACATTGGCGAGCGTCTGATGGCCGTGGGAGACCGTCACTATGGTAACATCCGCGACCGCGCCGTCGACTGGCTCGACCGGGTGGAGATCGACGAGAGCCGGGTAGATGATCGCCCCACGGCCTTCTCGGGCGGCATGCAGCAACGTTTGCAGATCGCGCGCAATTTGGTGACCGGCCCGCGTCTGGTGTTCATGGACGAACCCACCGGGGGCTTGGATGTCTCGGTACAGGCGCGGCTTCTGGACCTCTTGCGTGGTTTGGTGCGTGAAATGGGGCTCTCGGCGATCATCGTCACCCACGACCTCGCCGTGGTGCGCCTGCTGGCTGATCGCCTTATGGTTATGAAGTCCGGCCACGTCGTGGAAACCGGCCTCACCGATCAGGTGCTGGATGATCCGCAACACGCCTACACGCAACTTCTGGTCTCCTCCGTGTTGCAGGTGTGA
- a CDS encoding alpha-D-ribose 1-methylphosphonate 5-phosphate C-P-lyase PhnJ, producing the protein MSDYNFAYLDEQTKRMIRRAILKGLAIPGYQVPFASREMPMPYGWGTGGVQVSAAALTPDDTFKVIDQGADDTTNAVSIRKFFERTAGVATTEETEKASIIQTRHRIPEADLREDQILVYQVPIPEPLRFLEPRETETRKMHALEEYGLMHVKLYEDISQHGAIATSYAYPVKVEGRYVMDPSPIPKFDNPKMEMAAIQLFGAGREQRIYAVPPYTKVVSLDFEDYPFEATKAEHPCDLCAAEDSYLDEVIVDDQGGRMFVCSDTDYCRSRREAGHVGRLGQNAPLNTGPEAA; encoded by the coding sequence ATGTCTGACTACAACTTTGCATACCTCGACGAGCAGACCAAGCGGATGATCCGTCGCGCGATCCTCAAAGGTCTCGCCATCCCCGGTTATCAGGTGCCTTTTGCAAGCCGCGAAATGCCCATGCCTTACGGCTGGGGCACCGGCGGCGTGCAGGTCTCTGCGGCGGCACTGACGCCCGATGACACCTTCAAAGTGATCGATCAGGGCGCGGATGACACCACCAACGCGGTCTCTATCCGTAAGTTCTTTGAACGCACCGCAGGTGTTGCCACTACTGAGGAAACCGAAAAAGCCTCGATCATCCAGACCCGCCACCGCATCCCGGAGGCCGATCTGCGCGAGGACCAGATCCTTGTGTATCAGGTGCCGATCCCGGAACCTCTGCGCTTTTTGGAACCGCGCGAGACCGAGACCCGCAAAATGCACGCGCTTGAGGAATACGGCCTCATGCATGTGAAGCTCTATGAAGACATCAGCCAACATGGCGCCATTGCCACCTCCTACGCCTATCCGGTGAAGGTGGAGGGGCGCTACGTGATGGACCCGTCTCCCATTCCGAAGTTCGACAACCCCAAGATGGAAATGGCCGCGATCCAGCTCTTTGGCGCAGGACGCGAACAACGGATCTATGCGGTTCCGCCCTACACCAAAGTGGTCTCTCTCGATTTTGAGGATTACCCGTTCGAGGCCACCAAGGCCGAACACCCCTGCGACCTCTGCGCGGCAGAGGACAGCTATCTCGACGAGGTCATCGTGGACGATCAGGGCGGGCGGATGTTCGTCTGCTCCGACACCGATTATTGCCGTTCCCGGCGCGAGGCAGGCCATGTGGGCCGGCTCGGTCAGAACGCTCCTCTCAACACCGGACCGGAGGCCGCGTGA